Proteins encoded in a region of the Phocoena phocoena chromosome X, mPhoPho1.1, whole genome shotgun sequence genome:
- the RAB39B gene encoding ras-related protein Rab-39B: MEAIWLYQFRLIVIGDSTVGKSCLIRRFTEGRFAQVSDPTVGVDFFSRLVEIEPGKRIKLQIWDTAGQERFRSITRAYYRNSVGGLLLFDITNRRSFQNVHEWLEETKVHVQPYQIVFVLVGHKCDLDTQRQVTRHEAEKLAAAYGMKYIETSARDAINVEKAFTDLTRDIYELVKRGDITIQEGWEGVKSGFVPNVVHSSEEVVKSERRCLC; encoded by the exons ATGGAGGCCATCTGGCTGTACCAGTTCCGGCTCATTGTCATCGGGGATTCCACGGTGGGCAAGTCCTGTCTGATCCGCCGCTTCACCGAGGGCCGCTTTGCCCAGGTTTCGGACCCCACGGTGGGGGTGGATTTTTTCTCCCGTCTGGTGGAGATCGAGCCAGGAAAACGCATCAAGCTCCAGATCTGGGATACCGCGGGTCAAGAGAGGTTCAG ATCCATCACTCGTGCCTACTACAGGAACTCAGTAGGTGGTCTGCTCTTATTTGACATTACCAACCGCAGGTCCTTCCAGAATGTCCATGAGTGGTTAGAAGAGACCAAAGTACACGTTCAGCCCTACCAAATTGTATTTGTTCTCGTGGGTCACAAGTGTGACCTGGATACACAGAGGCAAGTGACTCGCCACGAGGCAGAGAAACTGGCTGCTGCATACGGCATGAAGTACATTGAGACGTCAGCCCGAGATGCCATTAATGTGGAGAAAGCCTTCACAGACCTGACAAGAGACATATATGAGCTGGTTAAAAGGGGGGATATTACCATCCAGGAGGGCTGGGAAGGGGTGAAGAGTGGATTTGTACCAAACGTGGTTCACTCTTCAGAAGAGGTTGTCAAATCAGAGAGAAGATGTTTGTGCTAG